Proteins from one Triticum aestivum cultivar Chinese Spring chromosome 7A, IWGSC CS RefSeq v2.1, whole genome shotgun sequence genomic window:
- the LOC123148872 gene encoding EH domain-containing protein 1: protein MEIGGQHPASSCSKEHQKIYRDWFALADSDGDGRITGPDAIRFFAMSSLPRADLKQVWAIADSKRLGYLGFGEFITAMQLVSLAQAGNEISQDSLQREDLISFNPPVMEGLDAQLAKSKHLAKRVDQDMDGFPQAQGPSTNHWFNSKSSKKIPLTAVTSVIDGLKRLYIEKLKPLEVTYKFNDFVSPLLTNSDFDAKPMVMLLGQYSTGKTTFIKHLLKTSYPGAHIGPEPTTDRFVVVMSGPDERTIPGNTLAVQADMPFSGLTTFGTSFLSKFECSQMPHPLLEHITFVDTPGVLSGEKQRTQRSYEFTGVTSWFAAKCDLILLLFDPHKLDISDEFKRVIGSLRGHDDKIRVVLNKADQIDTQQLMRVYGALMWSLGKVLNTPEVSRVYIGSFNDKPVKESAVGPIGKELFEKEQDDLLSDLKDIPKKACDRRINEFVKRARAAKIHAYIIGHLKNQMPTMMGKAKAQQKLIDNLEGEFAKVQREHHLPAGDFPYVEHFREALGGYSIDRFEKVKPKMIQAVDDMLGYDIPELLKNFRNPYE, encoded by the exons aTGGAGATCGGGGGGCAGCACCCGGCGAGCAGCTGCTCCAAGGAGCACCAGAAGATCTACCGCGACTGGTTCGCCCTCGCCGACTCAG ATGGCGACGGCCGCATCACCGGCCCCGACGCCATCAGGTTCTTCGCCATGTCCAGCCTCCCCCGCGCCGACCTCAAGCAG GTCTGGGCCATCGCCGACTCCAAGCGGCTGGGGTACCTCGGCTTCGGCGAGTTCATCACGGCAATGCAG CTCGTCTCTCTGGCGCAGGCGGGGAACGAGATATCCCAGGACAGCCTTCAGCGCGAAG ATCTAATCAGCTTCAATCCCCCAGTGATGGAGGGTTTGGATGCTCAACTTGCC AAATCCAAGCATCTGGCAAAGAGGGTCGATCAGGATATGGATG GATTTCCTCAGGCACAAGGACCTTCTACTAACCATTGGTTCAACTCTAAGTcatccaagaag ATACCCCTGACTGCTGTTACTTCTGTCATTGATGGTTTAAAAAGGCTGTACATCGAAAAATTGAAGCCTTTGGAAGTTACATACAAATTCAATGATTTTGTGTCCCCGTTACTG ACAAATAGTGATTTTGATGCAAAGCCAATGGTTATGCTCTTAGGTCAATATTCTACAGGAAAAACTACTTTCATCAAGCATCTGCTCAAAACAAGCTATCCAG GTGCCCATATTGGTCCGGAGCCGACAACCGACAGATTTGTTGTTGTCATG TCAGGACCTGATGAAAGGACTATCCCTGGGAATACTTTAGCTGTTCAAGCAGATATGCCTTTTAGTGGTCTCACAACATTTGGGACTTCGTTTTTGTCCAAGTTCGAATGCTCTCAGATGCCACATCCA CTACTAGAGCATATCACGTTTGTCGACACACCTGGTGTTCTTTCTGGTGAAAAGCAACGGACACAACGTAGTTATGAATTCACAGGTGTTACATCATGGTTTGCTGCCAAGTGTGACCTTATCCTGCTTCTGTTTGATCCTCATAAGCTTGATATCAGCGATGAGTTTAAACGTGTCATCGGATCTTTACGTGGACATGATGACAAAATACGTGTAGTTCTAAACAAGGCCGACCAAATTGACACTCAACAG CTTATGAGAGTGTATGGTGCACTTATGTGGTCTCTTGGTAAAGTATTGAATACCCCTGAGGTGTCGCGCGTTTATATTGG ATCGTTCAATGATAAGCCAGTAAAGGAATCAGCTGTTGGCCCGATCGGAAAGGAACTATTTGAGAAAGAGCAGGATGATCTCCTTTCTGATCTAAAAGATATACCAAAGAAAGCTTGTGACCGCAGG ATCAATGAATTCGTCAAACGTGCTAGGGCTGCCAAGATACATGCTTATATAATTGGGCATCTAAAGAATCAAATGCCTACGATGATGGGGAAAGCTAAAGCCCAGCAGAAACTTATAGACAATTTGGAGGGCGAGTTTGCAAAG GTGCAAAGGGAACATCATCTCCCCGCGGGGGATTTCCCTTACGTCGAGCACTTCAGAGAAGCATTGGGCGGGTACAGCATCGACAGGTTCGAGAAGGTGAAGCCCAAGATGATCCAGGCGGTGGACGACATGCTCGGGTACGACATCCCGGAGCTGCTCAAGAACTTCAGGAACCCTTACGAGTGA
- the LOC606375 gene encoding probable beta-1,4-xylosyltransferase IRX14, which yields MMKQLLPQSQLRRSAAASAARSSGGGVEGAGGPDGAGAGAGGRTASSSTFWFLLHALCCLISLFLGFRFSRLLFFLLFSSSALYAATSNNKSAVLRAITTTTTTTTTTTTTTNTFTLSFAAAGNPPPSNPDNLTAAALEEAAGSTQSHVVVGRHGIRIRPWPHPDPVEVMRAHRIMERVQEEQRRWYGVREPRQVLVVTPTYSRAFQALHLTGLLHSLRNVPYPLTWIVVEAGGVTNATAAMLARSSLTFVHVPFPEKMPLEWADRHATENRMRLHALRVIRERKMDGVVVFADDSNVHNMELFDEVQKVQWMAAVSVGILAHTGTAEQPRLTEEDKKNMPLPVQGPACNSSGHLAGWHTFNTLPFSGKTATVVGEAAPVLPKGLEWAGFVMNSRMLWKEAEGKPDWVKDLDAVGENGEEIENPLTLLNDASYVEPLGNCGKKVLLWWLRVEARADSKFPQGWVIEPPLEVVVPAKRTPWPETTMDVSSEMLDAKQEQEDRQLPRTNNRSARPRSTTTKRKGDVHN from the exons ATGATGAAGCAGCTGCTGCCGCAGAGCCAGCTgcggcgctcggcggcggcgtcggcggcgcgcTCCTCGGGGGGCGGGGTCGAGGGCGCGGGGGGCCCCgacggcgcgggcgcgggcgcgggcgggcggaccgcctcctcctccaccttctGGTTCCTGCTGCACGCGCTCTGCTGCCTCATCTCGCTCTTCCTCGGCTTCCGCTTCTCCAGGCTGCTCTTCTTCCTGCTCTTCTCCAGCAGCGCGCTCTACGCGGCCACCTCCAACAACAAGTCGGCCGTGCTCCgcgccatcaccaccaccaccaccaccacgaccacgacgaccaccaccaccaacacCTTCACCCTCTCCTTCGCCGCCGCGGGCAACCCGCCCCCCTCCAACCCGgacaacctcaccgccgccgcgctcGAGGAGGCCGCGGGGAGCACGCAGAGCCACGTCGTGGTCGGCCGCCACGGGATTCGGATCCGCCCCTGGCCGCACCCCGACCCCGTCGAGGTCATGCGGGCGCACCGGATCATGGAGCGCGTGCAGGAGGAGCAGCGCCGCTGGTACGGCGTCAGGGAGCCGCGCCAGGTGCTCGTCGTCACCCCGACCTACTCGCGCGCCTTCCAGGCGCTCCACCTCACCGGCCTCCTCCACTCGCTCCGCAACGTGCCCTACCCGCTCACCTGGATCGTCGTCGAGGCCGGCGGCGTCACCAACGCCACCGCGGCCATGCTTGCGCGCTCCAGTCTCACCTTCGTCCACGTCCCCTTCCCGGAAAAAATGCCCCTCGAATGGGCCGACCGCCACGCCACTGAGAACCGCATGCGCCTCCACGCCCTACG GGTGATCCGGGAGAGGAAGATGGACGGTGTGGTTGTGTTTGCGGATGACAGCAACGTGCATAACATGGAGCTGTTCGATGAGGTGCAGAAGGTCCAGTGGATGGCCGCGGTGTCTGTGGGTATCCTTGCGCACACCGGAACAGCAGAGCAGCCACGCCTCACCGAAGAGGACAAGAAGAACATGCCTCTTCCAGTCCAGGGTCCTGCCTGCAACTCTTCCGGGCATTTGGCTGGGTGGCACACATTCAACACGTTGCCGTTCTCTGGGAAGACCGCCACGGTGGTTGGCGAGGCAGCGCCGGTGCTACCGAAGGGTTTGGAGTGGGCTGggtttgtgatgaactcgagaatGCTGTGGAAGGAGGCAGAGGGCAAGCCTGATTGGGTGAAGGACCTTGATGCTGTTGGAGAGAATGGGGAGGAGATTGAAAATCCTCTTACTCTCTTGAATGACGCGTCCTATGTTGAGCCGTTGGGGAACTGTGGGAAAAAGGTCCTACTCTGGTGGCTCCGTGTTGAAGCCCGGGCCGACAGCAAGTTTCCACAAGG GTGGGTGATTGAGCCACCTCTGGAGGTCGTTGTTCCCGCCAAGCGCACACCATGGCCAGAAACCACCATGGATGTTTCATCGGAGATGTTGGATGCCAAGCAAGAGCAGGAGGACAGGCAGCTGCCAAGGACCAACAACAGGTCAGCCAGGCCCCGAAGCACCACCACGAAACGGAAGGGCGACGTCCACAACTGA